One genomic window of Candidatus Krumholzibacteriota bacterium includes the following:
- a CDS encoding M23 family metallopeptidase — protein sequence MKKETFSIIVVPHDLKKTRTYRVPYPLFYLLVVVLGAGLVAMVVFMATYGRLLVKAQETVMLERQVAELTRRNEQIGDLTRKLLRLHAMDLQVRRMLGLEISPEDSVAIRVADEAGAEDGSAVTPSEEETILRALPSSWPVKGYITRGFSVTGGEEDQAYHAGIDIGVPRGTPVRAAAPGTVVEAGWDDIWGYYVLLDHGVGIKTLYGHNGRLVVMKGERVGRGQTVAFSGDTGRSSAPHLHFAVTENNVPVDPLKYLIK from the coding sequence CGCGTCCCGTACCCGCTCTTCTACCTGCTCGTCGTCGTGCTCGGCGCGGGGCTCGTCGCGATGGTCGTCTTCATGGCGACCTACGGCAGGCTCCTCGTGAAGGCGCAGGAGACGGTGATGCTGGAGCGGCAGGTGGCCGAGCTCACCAGGCGGAACGAGCAGATCGGGGATCTCACCAGGAAGCTCTTGCGCCTGCATGCGATGGACCTGCAGGTCCGGCGGATGCTCGGGCTCGAGATCAGCCCAGAGGACAGCGTCGCGATCCGCGTCGCCGACGAGGCGGGGGCGGAGGACGGGTCCGCCGTCACCCCGAGCGAGGAGGAGACGATCCTCCGGGCGCTGCCCTCCTCCTGGCCGGTGAAGGGATACATCACCAGGGGATTCAGCGTCACCGGCGGCGAGGAGGACCAGGCGTACCACGCCGGGATCGACATCGGCGTGCCGCGGGGAACGCCGGTGCGGGCGGCGGCCCCGGGCACGGTCGTCGAGGCGGGCTGGGACGACATCTGGGGGTATTACGTCCTGCTCGATCACGGCGTCGGGATAAAAACACTTTACGGGCACAACGGCAGATTGGTAGTTATGAAGGGCGAGCGCGTGGGACGCGGGCAGACCGTCGCCTTCTCCGGCGACACGGGCCGGAGCTCGGCCCCGCACCTGCATTTCGCGGTCACGGAGAACAACGTTCCCGTCGATCCGCTGAAATACCTGATCAAGTAA